Part of the Azoarcus sp. KH32C genome, ACAACCCGGATCGAGCTCGAGGGCCACGTCTGCCCGGGGCGGGGCGAAGCCGCAGGTTTCACGTCGCTGGAATGGGTGATCGTCGAATTCCGCAAAGCACTCGGCTTCATCCCCTGGCCCGGCACCTTCAACCTGCGCATGCGCGGCGCGTCCTGGGATCGCGCACGACGACGCCTGCGTGCAACCGCCGGTATCCCGATCGCCCCCCGGGCCGGGTTCTGCGCGGCGAAGTGCTTCGGCGTGCACA contains:
- a CDS encoding DUF120 domain-containing protein → MMTDTTRIELEGHVCPGRGEAAGFTSLEWVIVEFRKALGFIPWPGTFNLRMRGASWDRARRRLRATAGIPIAPRAGFCAAKCFGVHIAGHLTGAVVFPAMPDYPDDKFEIVAPLPIRETLGLQDGDLVNLSLDLATSARRGGLPA